In Kryptolebias marmoratus isolate JLee-2015 linkage group LG4, ASM164957v2, whole genome shotgun sequence, the following proteins share a genomic window:
- the eef1akmt3 gene encoding EEF1A lysine methyltransferase 3 gives MACGGDEEDPFPADDCLFAETFSLDSVFHLMGEELRINQVFGADLGVAAPVWEAALHLCRYLEDESVELRGRRIIELGAGTGLVGILAARLGAEVTLTDLPLALPQLQANVSANTPSDGWPSVPPTVLPLSWGRDHLNFPSDWDLVLCADIIYLPETYPLLVETLAHLCRNGAEVYLSSKMRKEHRTPSFYEEFLPSRFNVELVCHDDKQNNNVYRASLQ, from the exons ATGGCTTGCGGCGGGGATGAAGAGGACCCGTTCCCCGCCGATGACTGCCTGTTTGCTGAGACTTTTTCTCTGGACTCCGTCTTCCACCTGATGGGCGAAGAGCTGCGGATAAACCAGGTGTTCGGCGCCGACCTCGGCGTGGCCGCTCCGGTCTGGGAGGCT GCCCTGCACTTGTGTCGGTACTTGGAGGACGAGTCAGTGGAGCTGAGAGGACGGCGCATCATAGAGCTGGGAGCGGGCACTGGGCTGGTCGGGATTTTAGCTGCTCGCCTGG GTGCAGAGGTTACCCTTACTGATCTCCCTCTGGCCCTTCCTCAGCTTCAGGCCAACGTCTCGGCCAACACGCCCTCCGATGGTTGGCCTTCTGTCCCTCCCACCGTCCTCCCTCTGTCCTGGGGTCGGGACCACCTAAACTTCCCCTCTGACTGGGACCTGGTGCTGTGTGCAGATATTATTTACCTCCCAGAAACGTACCCCCTGCTGGTGGAGACGCTGGCTCACCTGTGCAGAAACGGAGCTGAGGTGTATCTCTCTTCCAAGATGCGTAAAGAGCACCGGACCCCGAGTTTCTACGAGGAGTTTTTACCGAGCAGATTTAACGTGGAGCTTGTGTGCCATGAcgacaaacagaacaataacGTCTACAGGGCATCTCTGCAGTGa